In one Acanthochromis polyacanthus isolate Apoly-LR-REF ecotype Palm Island chromosome 20, KAUST_Apoly_ChrSc, whole genome shotgun sequence genomic region, the following are encoded:
- the tnikb gene encoding TRAF2 and NCK interacting kinase b isoform X39, protein MVVGEASILSPVSTDSTMASDSPARSLDEIDLSALRDPAGIFELVELVGNGTYGQVYKGRHVKTGQLAAIKVMDVTGDEEEEIKAEINMLKKYSHHRNIATYYGAFVKKNPPGMDDQLWLVMEFCGAGSVTDLIKNTKGNSLKEEWIAYVCREILRGLTHLHQHKVIHRDIKGQNVLLTENAEVKLVDFGVSAQLDRTVGRRNTFIGTPYWMAPEVIACDENPDATYDFKSDLWSLGITAIEMAEGAPPLCDMHPMRALFLIPRNPAPRLKSKKWSKKFQSFIESCLVKSHSQRPSTEQLLKHPFIRDLPNERQVRIQLKDHIDRTKKRRGERDETEYEYSGSEEEDEERDVGEPSSIINIPGESTLRRDFLRLQLANKERSELIRRQQLEQQQNEEHKRQLLAERQKRIEEQKEQRRRLEEQQRRERELRKQQEREQRRRYEEMEQLRREEERRHAEREQEYIRRQLEEEQRQLEILQQQLLQEQALLLEYKRKQIEEQRQAERLQRQLQQERAYLVSLQQQQQETPRPPADKKQLYHYKDQAPGSNDKPAWAKEVMRRAQSNSPRVPPKKFHSFREPRDVQLDNLLRLPGYKPRRRRPPSYPAHGSPSRENLHVPRIRVTCVPEPDPSQPVFRRPSRSPESRGRSPGRRVEDHYKMNRQTSPTLQHKVSNRISDPSLPPRSESFSSGGIQQARTPPMHRSVEPQMAHLVQVKSHGLSGSQSLYDPHGVSSSSSASPSPSRPPMPRQNSDPTSDTPPPPPLSRLAPPLDKLDRSSWLRQDDDMPPKVPQRTTSISPALVRKNSPGNGPGLGPRAGAHLIRASNPDLRRTDISMETPLKRTSSGSSSSSSTPSSQGGSNERGNSASKTEGSTLSSHDTKDDNRELTRPSRPADLTALAKELRELRQGEETSRPPVKVTDYSSSSEESHSSEDEEGEGGANDGTVAVSDIPRIMPAASQSTNESFGMMGGHNDSHGDSYGNSSQDGTLMMREYGMGGGGGSKASFTPFVDPRVYGTSPTDDDDNNSASALFADELLKQEQEQARLNEARKISVVNVNPTNIRPHSDTPEIRKYKKRFNSEILCAALWGVNLLVGTENGLMLLDRSGQGKVYNLINRRRFQQMDVLEGLNVLVTISGKKNKLRVYYLSWLRNRILHNDPEVEKKQGWITVGELEGCVHYKVVKYERIKFLVIALKNSVEIYAWAPKPYHKFMAFKSFTDLQHRPLLVDLTVEEGQRLKVIYGSSVGFHVIDVDSGNPYDIYIPSHVRLCRTPSLRLGLRCSQVSLRCSQVWLRCSQVWLRCSQVRLRCSQVRLRCSQVRLRCSQVRLRCSQVRLRCSQVRLRCSQVRLRCSQVRLRCSQVRLRCCQVRLRCSQVRLRCSQVCLRCSQVWLRCSQVSLRCSRVSLRRNLLSLLDNYSCGYR, encoded by the exons ggtcGCCACGTCAAAACAGGGCAGCTCGCTGCCATCAAGGTCATGGACGTCACCGGA gatgaggaggaggagattaAAGCCGAGATCAACATGCTAAAGAAGTACAGCCACCACAGGAACATCGCCACTTACTACGGAGCCTTCGTCAAGAAGAATCCTCCGGGGATGGACGACCAGCTCTGG CTGGTGATGGAGTTCTGTGGCGCCGGTTCGGTGACAGAtctgatcaaaaacaccaaaggGAACTCTCTGAAGGAGGAGTGGATCGCCTACGTCTGCAGGGAGATCCTCAGG GGTCTGACCCACCTCCACCAGCACAAGGTCATCCACCGAGACATCAAGGGCCAGAACGTCCTGCTGACGGAGAACGCCGAGGTCAAGCTGG tggaCTTCGGTGTGAGCGCCCAGCTGGACCGGACGGTGGGTCGCAGGAACACCTTCATCGGGACGCCGTACTGGATGGCCCCGGAGGTGATCGCCTGCGACGAGAACCCCGACGCCACGTATGACTTCAAG agcgATCTGTGGTCGTTGGGAATCACAGCCATCGAGATGGCCGAGGGAGCTCCAC CTCTATGCGACATGCATCCCATGAGGGCGCTCTTCCTCATCCCCAGAAATCCTGCACCGAGGCTCAAATCCAAGAAATG GTCCAAGAAGTTCCAGTCGTTCATCGAGAGCTGTCTGGTGAAGAGCCACAGCCAGCGGCCGAGCACCGAGCAGCTGCTCAAGCATCCCTTCATCAGAGACCTGCCCAACGAACGGCAGGTCCGCATCCAGCTGAAGGACCACATCGACCGCACCAagaagaggagaggggagaggg ATGAAACCGAGTACGAGTACAGCGGCagcgaggaggaggacgaggagaggGACGTCGGAGAGCCCAG CTCCATCATCAACATTCCCGGCGAGTCGACTTTGAGGCGGGACTTCCTGCGCCTCCAGCTGGCCAATAAGGAGCGATCGGAGCTGATCCGCCGTCagcagctggagcagcagcagaacgagGAGCACAAGCGCCAACTGCTGGCCGAGAGGCAGAAACGCATCGAGGAGCAGAAGGAGCAGCGGCGGCGGCTGGAGGAG CAACAGCGTCGTGAGCGAGAgctgaggaagcagcaggagcgagagcagaggaggaggtaCGAGGAGATGGAGCAGCTccggagggaggaggagaggaggcacGCCGAGAGGGAGCAG GAATATATCCGTagacagctggaggaggagcagaggcaGCTGGAgatcctgcagcagcagctcctgcagGAACAGGCCTTACTGCtg GAGTACAAGAGGAAGCAGATCGAGGAGCAGCGGCAGGCCGAGCGTCTTCAGAGGCAGCTTCAGCAGGAACGCGCTTACCTGgtttctctgcagcagcagcagcaggaaacacCGCGACCGCCGGCCGACAAGAAGCAGCTGTACCACTACAAGGACCAGGCGCCGGGCAGCAACGACAAGCCGGCCTGGGCCAAGGAG GTGATGCGTCGCGCTCAGAGCAACTCTCCTCGAGTCCCTCCTAAGAAGTTCCACTCCTTCAGGGAGCCTCGGGACGTCCAGCTGGACAACCTGCTGCGTCTCCCCGGCTACAAGCCCCGCCGCCGCCGCCCGCCGTCCTACCCGGCCCACGGCAGCCCGTCCAGAGAAAACCTCCACGTTCCCAGGATCCGGGTCACCTGCGTCCCGGAACCCGACCCGTCCCAGCCGGTGTTCCGCCGGCCGAGCAGGAGCCCCGAGTCGAGGGGTCGCAGCCCCGGACGCCGG GTGGAGGATCATTATAAGATGAACAGACAGACTTCTCCTACGTTGCAGCATAAAGTCTCCAACCGGATCTCGGACCCGTCGCTGCCGCCGCGATCCGAGTCCTTCAGCAGCGGAGGCATCCAGCAGGCCAGGACTCCGCCCATGCACCGATCCGTAGAGCCTCAG ATGGCCCACCTGGTGCAGGTGAAGAGTCACGGCCTGTCGGGCTCCCAGTCCCTGTACGACCCCCACGGCGTGTCCTCGTCCTCCTCGGCGTCGCCCTCCCCCTCCCGGCCTCCCATGCCCCGGCAGAACTCCGACCCCACCTCCGACACCCCTCCTCCCCCGCCCCTGTCCCGCCTGGCACCCCCCCTCGACAAGCTGGATCGCAGCTCCTGGTTGCGGCAGGACGACGACATGCCGCCCAAG gttccTCAGAGAACCACCTCCATCTCTCCTGCTCTGGTCAGGAAGAACTCTCCTGGAAACGGGCCGGGCCTCGGTCCTCGGGCCGGAGCCCACCTGATCCGGGCCAG caaccccGACCTGCGGAGGACCGACATTTCCATGGAGACGCCCCTGAAAAGGACGAGCAGCGgcagctcctccagctccagcacccccagcTCCCAGGGAGGCTCCAACGAGAGAG gtaaTTCGGCCTCTAAGACTGAAGGTTCAACTCTTTCCTCCCACGACACCAAAGACGACAACAGAGAGCTGACCAGACCCAGCAGGCCTGCA GATCTGACTGCTTTGGCCAAAGAGCTGAGGGAGCTGCGACAGGGCGAGGAGACGAGCCGGCCGCCGGTCAAAGTCACCGACTACTCGTCCTCCAGCGAAGAGTCCCACAGCAGCGAGGATGAGGAGGGAGAGGGCGGAGCCAACGACGGCACGGTGGCGGTCAGCGACATCCCACGGATCAT gccGGCGGCGAGTCAAAGCACCAACGAGTCGTTCGGGATGATGGGAGGACACAACGACTCTCATGGAGATTCGTACGGAAACAGCTCTCAGGACGGAACGCTGATGATGAGAGAG TACGGGATGGGAGGCGGTGGAGGATCCAAGGCTTCCTTCACGCCATTTGTTGATCCGAGGGTCTACGGGACTTCTCCGACCGACGACGACGATAATAACTCTGCCTCAG CGCTATTTGCTGACGAGCTGCTGAAGCAGGAACAGGAGCAGGCCAGACTCAATGAGGCCAGAAAGATCTCTGTGGTCAACGTCAACCCAACCAACATCCGACCGCACAGCGACACGCCTGAGATCCGGAAATACAAGAAACGCTTCAACTCCGAGATCCTGTGTGCCGCTCTGTGGG gcGTGAACCTGCTGGTGGGAACCGAGAACGGCCTGATGCTGCTGGATCGGAGCGGTCAGGGCAAAGTTTACAACCTGATCAACCGACGGCGCTTCCAGCAGATGGACGTCCTGGAGGGACTCAACGTCCTGGTGACCATCTCAG GGAAGAAGAACAAGCTGCGTGTTTACTACCTGTCCTGGCTGAGGAACAGGATATTACACAACGACCCTGAAGTGGAGAAGAAGCAGGGCTGGATTACTGTTGGCGAGCTGGAGGGCTGCGTTCACTACAAAGTCG TCAAGTACGAGAGGATTAAATTCTTGGTGATTGCTCTGAAGAATTCGGTGGAAATCTACGCCTGGGCGCCTAAACCTTACCACAAGTTCATGGCCTTCAAG TCCTTCACTGACCTGCAGCACCGCCCCCTGCTGGTGGACCTGACCGTGGAGGAGGGCCAGAGGCTGAAGGTCATCTACGGATCCAGCGTCGGATTCCACGTCATCGATGTCGACTCCGGAAACCCCTACGACATCTACATCCCCTCACATGTAAGACTCTGTAGAACACCAAGTTTAAGACTTGGGTTAAGGTGTAGTCAGGTTAGTTTAAGGTGTAGTCAGGTTTGGTTAAG GTGTAGTCAGGTTTGGTTAAGGTGTAGTCAGGTTAGGTTAAG GTGTAGTCAGGTTAGGTTAAGGTGTAGTCAGGTTAGGTTAAGGTGTAGTCAGGTTAGGTTAAG GTGTAGTCAGGTTAGGTTAAG GTGTAGTCAGGTTAGGTTAAGGTGTAGTCAGGTTAGGTTAAG GTGTAGTCAGGTTAGGTTAAGGTGTAGTCAGGTTAGGTTAAGGTGTTGTCAGGTTAG GTTAAGGTGTAGTCAGGTTAGGTTAAGGTGTAGTCAGGTTTGTTTAAGGTGTAGTCAGGTTTGGTTAAGGTGTAGTCAGGTTAGTTTAAGGTGTAGTCGGGTTAGTTTAAGGCGTAATTTGTTGAGTTTGTTAGACAACTATAGCTGTGGTTACCGCTAG
- the tnikb gene encoding TRAF2 and NCK interacting kinase b isoform X2 encodes MVVGEASILSPVSTDSTMASDSPARSLDEIDLSALRDPAGIFELVELVGNGTYGQVYKGRHVKTGQLAAIKVMDVTGDEEEEIKAEINMLKKYSHHRNIATYYGAFVKKNPPGMDDQLWLVMEFCGAGSVTDLIKNTKGNSLKEEWIAYVCREILRGLTHLHQHKVIHRDIKGQNVLLTENAEVKLVDFGVSAQLDRTVGRRNTFIGTPYWMAPEVIACDENPDATYDFKSDLWSLGITAIEMAEGAPPLCDMHPMRALFLIPRNPAPRLKSKKWSKKFQSFIESCLVKSHSQRPSTEQLLKHPFIRDLPNERQVRIQLKDHIDRTKKRRGERDETEYEYSGSEEEDEERDVGEPSSIINIPGESTLRRDFLRLQLANKERSELIRRQQLEQQQNEEHKRQLLAERQKRIEEQKEQRRRLEEQQRRERELRKQQEREQRRRYEEMEQLRREEERRHAEREQEYIRRQLEEEQRQLEILQQQLLQEQALLLEYKRKQIEEQRQAERLQRQLQQERAYLVSLQQQQQETPRPPADKKQLYHYKDQAPGSNDKPAWAKEVMRRAQSNSPRVPPKKFHSFREPRDVQLDNLLRLPGYKPRRRRPPSYPAHGSPSRENLHVPRIRVTCVPEPDPSQPVFRRPSRSPESRGRSPGRRVEDHYKMNRQTSPTLQHKVSNRISDPSLPPRSESFSSGGIQQARTPPMHRSVEPQMAHLVQVKSHGLSGSQSLYDPHGVSSSSSASPSPSRPPMPRQNSDPTSDTPPPPPLSRLAPPLDKLDRSSWLRQDDDMPPKVPQRTTSISPALVRKNSPGNGPGLGPRAGAHLIRASNPDLRRTDISMETPLKRTSSGSSSSSSTPSSQGGSNERGNSASKTEGSTLSSHDTKDDNRELTRPSRPADLTALAKELRELRQGEETSRPPVKVTDYSSSSEESHSSEDEEGEGGANDGTVAVSDIPRIMPAASQSTNESFGMMGGHNDSHGDSYGNSSQDGTLMMREYGMGGGGGSKASFTPFVDPRVYGTSPTDDDDNNSASALFADELLKQEQEQARLNEARKISVVNVNPTNIRPHSDTPEIRKYKKRFNSEILCAALWGVNLLVGTENGLMLLDRSGQGKVYNLINRRRFQQMDVLEGLNVLVTISGKKNKLRVYYLSWLRNRILHNDPEVEKKQGWITVGELEGCVHYKVVKYERIKFLVIALKNSVEIYAWAPKPYHKFMAFKSFTDLQHRPLLVDLTVEEGQRLKVIYGSSVGFHVIDVDSGNPYDIYIPSHVRLCRTPSLRLGLRCSQVSLRCSQVWLRCSQVWLRCSQVRLRCSQVRLRCCQVRLRCSQVCLRCSQVRLRCSQVRLRCSQVRLRCSQVRLRCSQVRLRCSQVRLRCSQVRLRCSQVRLRCSQVRLRCSQVRLRCCQVRLRCSQVRLRCSQVCLRCSQVWLRCSQVSLRCSRVSLRRNLLSLLDNYSCGYR; translated from the exons ggtcGCCACGTCAAAACAGGGCAGCTCGCTGCCATCAAGGTCATGGACGTCACCGGA gatgaggaggaggagattaAAGCCGAGATCAACATGCTAAAGAAGTACAGCCACCACAGGAACATCGCCACTTACTACGGAGCCTTCGTCAAGAAGAATCCTCCGGGGATGGACGACCAGCTCTGG CTGGTGATGGAGTTCTGTGGCGCCGGTTCGGTGACAGAtctgatcaaaaacaccaaaggGAACTCTCTGAAGGAGGAGTGGATCGCCTACGTCTGCAGGGAGATCCTCAGG GGTCTGACCCACCTCCACCAGCACAAGGTCATCCACCGAGACATCAAGGGCCAGAACGTCCTGCTGACGGAGAACGCCGAGGTCAAGCTGG tggaCTTCGGTGTGAGCGCCCAGCTGGACCGGACGGTGGGTCGCAGGAACACCTTCATCGGGACGCCGTACTGGATGGCCCCGGAGGTGATCGCCTGCGACGAGAACCCCGACGCCACGTATGACTTCAAG agcgATCTGTGGTCGTTGGGAATCACAGCCATCGAGATGGCCGAGGGAGCTCCAC CTCTATGCGACATGCATCCCATGAGGGCGCTCTTCCTCATCCCCAGAAATCCTGCACCGAGGCTCAAATCCAAGAAATG GTCCAAGAAGTTCCAGTCGTTCATCGAGAGCTGTCTGGTGAAGAGCCACAGCCAGCGGCCGAGCACCGAGCAGCTGCTCAAGCATCCCTTCATCAGAGACCTGCCCAACGAACGGCAGGTCCGCATCCAGCTGAAGGACCACATCGACCGCACCAagaagaggagaggggagaggg ATGAAACCGAGTACGAGTACAGCGGCagcgaggaggaggacgaggagaggGACGTCGGAGAGCCCAG CTCCATCATCAACATTCCCGGCGAGTCGACTTTGAGGCGGGACTTCCTGCGCCTCCAGCTGGCCAATAAGGAGCGATCGGAGCTGATCCGCCGTCagcagctggagcagcagcagaacgagGAGCACAAGCGCCAACTGCTGGCCGAGAGGCAGAAACGCATCGAGGAGCAGAAGGAGCAGCGGCGGCGGCTGGAGGAG CAACAGCGTCGTGAGCGAGAgctgaggaagcagcaggagcgagagcagaggaggaggtaCGAGGAGATGGAGCAGCTccggagggaggaggagaggaggcacGCCGAGAGGGAGCAG GAATATATCCGTagacagctggaggaggagcagaggcaGCTGGAgatcctgcagcagcagctcctgcagGAACAGGCCTTACTGCtg GAGTACAAGAGGAAGCAGATCGAGGAGCAGCGGCAGGCCGAGCGTCTTCAGAGGCAGCTTCAGCAGGAACGCGCTTACCTGgtttctctgcagcagcagcagcaggaaacacCGCGACCGCCGGCCGACAAGAAGCAGCTGTACCACTACAAGGACCAGGCGCCGGGCAGCAACGACAAGCCGGCCTGGGCCAAGGAG GTGATGCGTCGCGCTCAGAGCAACTCTCCTCGAGTCCCTCCTAAGAAGTTCCACTCCTTCAGGGAGCCTCGGGACGTCCAGCTGGACAACCTGCTGCGTCTCCCCGGCTACAAGCCCCGCCGCCGCCGCCCGCCGTCCTACCCGGCCCACGGCAGCCCGTCCAGAGAAAACCTCCACGTTCCCAGGATCCGGGTCACCTGCGTCCCGGAACCCGACCCGTCCCAGCCGGTGTTCCGCCGGCCGAGCAGGAGCCCCGAGTCGAGGGGTCGCAGCCCCGGACGCCGG GTGGAGGATCATTATAAGATGAACAGACAGACTTCTCCTACGTTGCAGCATAAAGTCTCCAACCGGATCTCGGACCCGTCGCTGCCGCCGCGATCCGAGTCCTTCAGCAGCGGAGGCATCCAGCAGGCCAGGACTCCGCCCATGCACCGATCCGTAGAGCCTCAG ATGGCCCACCTGGTGCAGGTGAAGAGTCACGGCCTGTCGGGCTCCCAGTCCCTGTACGACCCCCACGGCGTGTCCTCGTCCTCCTCGGCGTCGCCCTCCCCCTCCCGGCCTCCCATGCCCCGGCAGAACTCCGACCCCACCTCCGACACCCCTCCTCCCCCGCCCCTGTCCCGCCTGGCACCCCCCCTCGACAAGCTGGATCGCAGCTCCTGGTTGCGGCAGGACGACGACATGCCGCCCAAG gttccTCAGAGAACCACCTCCATCTCTCCTGCTCTGGTCAGGAAGAACTCTCCTGGAAACGGGCCGGGCCTCGGTCCTCGGGCCGGAGCCCACCTGATCCGGGCCAG caaccccGACCTGCGGAGGACCGACATTTCCATGGAGACGCCCCTGAAAAGGACGAGCAGCGgcagctcctccagctccagcacccccagcTCCCAGGGAGGCTCCAACGAGAGAG gtaaTTCGGCCTCTAAGACTGAAGGTTCAACTCTTTCCTCCCACGACACCAAAGACGACAACAGAGAGCTGACCAGACCCAGCAGGCCTGCA GATCTGACTGCTTTGGCCAAAGAGCTGAGGGAGCTGCGACAGGGCGAGGAGACGAGCCGGCCGCCGGTCAAAGTCACCGACTACTCGTCCTCCAGCGAAGAGTCCCACAGCAGCGAGGATGAGGAGGGAGAGGGCGGAGCCAACGACGGCACGGTGGCGGTCAGCGACATCCCACGGATCAT gccGGCGGCGAGTCAAAGCACCAACGAGTCGTTCGGGATGATGGGAGGACACAACGACTCTCATGGAGATTCGTACGGAAACAGCTCTCAGGACGGAACGCTGATGATGAGAGAG TACGGGATGGGAGGCGGTGGAGGATCCAAGGCTTCCTTCACGCCATTTGTTGATCCGAGGGTCTACGGGACTTCTCCGACCGACGACGACGATAATAACTCTGCCTCAG CGCTATTTGCTGACGAGCTGCTGAAGCAGGAACAGGAGCAGGCCAGACTCAATGAGGCCAGAAAGATCTCTGTGGTCAACGTCAACCCAACCAACATCCGACCGCACAGCGACACGCCTGAGATCCGGAAATACAAGAAACGCTTCAACTCCGAGATCCTGTGTGCCGCTCTGTGGG gcGTGAACCTGCTGGTGGGAACCGAGAACGGCCTGATGCTGCTGGATCGGAGCGGTCAGGGCAAAGTTTACAACCTGATCAACCGACGGCGCTTCCAGCAGATGGACGTCCTGGAGGGACTCAACGTCCTGGTGACCATCTCAG GGAAGAAGAACAAGCTGCGTGTTTACTACCTGTCCTGGCTGAGGAACAGGATATTACACAACGACCCTGAAGTGGAGAAGAAGCAGGGCTGGATTACTGTTGGCGAGCTGGAGGGCTGCGTTCACTACAAAGTCG TCAAGTACGAGAGGATTAAATTCTTGGTGATTGCTCTGAAGAATTCGGTGGAAATCTACGCCTGGGCGCCTAAACCTTACCACAAGTTCATGGCCTTCAAG TCCTTCACTGACCTGCAGCACCGCCCCCTGCTGGTGGACCTGACCGTGGAGGAGGGCCAGAGGCTGAAGGTCATCTACGGATCCAGCGTCGGATTCCACGTCATCGATGTCGACTCCGGAAACCCCTACGACATCTACATCCCCTCACATGTAAGACTCTGTAGAACACCAAGTTTAAGACTTGGGTTAAGGTGTAGTCAGGTTAGTTTAAGGTGTAGTCAGGTTTGGTTAAG GTGTAGTCAGGTTTGGTTAAGGTGTAGTCAGGTTAGGTTAAGGTGTAGTCAGGTTAGGTTAAGGTGTTGTCAGGTTAGGTTAAGGTGTAGTCAGGTTTGTTTAAGGTGTAGTCAGGTTAGGTTAAG GTGTAGTCAGGTTAGGTTAAGGTGTAGTCAGGTTAGGTTAAGGTGTAGTCAGGTTAGGTTAAG GTGTAGTCAGGTTAGGTTAAGGTGTAGTCAGGTTAGGTTAAG GTGTAGTCAGGTTAGGTTAAGGTGTAGTCAGGTTAGGTTAAG GTGTAGTCAGGTTAGGTTAAGGTGTAGTCAGGTTAGGTTAAGGTGTTGTCAGGTTAG GTTAAGGTGTAGTCAGGTTAGGTTAAGGTGTAGTCAGGTTTGTTTAAGGTGTAGTCAGGTTTGGTTAAGGTGTAGTCAGGTTAGTTTAAGGTGTAGTCGGGTTAGTTTAAGGCGTAATTTGTTGAGTTTGTTAGACAACTATAGCTGTGGTTACCGCTAG